A window of Castanea sativa cultivar Marrone di Chiusa Pesio chromosome 1, ASM4071231v1 contains these coding sequences:
- the LOC142614611 gene encoding phototropic-responsive NPH3 family protein NPY1, whose protein sequence is MKFMKLGSKPDVFQAEGKTVRYVSSDLATDVIINVGEVKFYLHKFPLLSKSNRLQKLVMKANEESDDEIHMVDFPGGPKAFEICAKFCYGMTVTLNAYNVVAARCAAEYLEMTEDIDRGNLIFKIEVFLNSSIFRSWKDSIIVLQTTKSLLPWSEDLKIIGRCIDSIASKTSVNPVNITWSYTYNRKLAEPDKIVEDGVKFPEKFESVPKDWWVEDICELEIDLYKRVMIAVKSKGRMDGSVIGEALKTYAVRWLPDSVDALVSDAHAWRNTSLVETIVCLLPSDKGVGCSCSFLLKLLKVAILVGADESSREDLVNRISMKLHEASVTDLLIPSRSPQITTYDVELVQCIVNRFLMHEKSNWDMDVVGKNEKGADSFVLGHGSLLSVAKLIDGYLAEIARDRNLTLSSFIDLSHTIPQSARLVHDGLYKAIDIYLKEHPNLTKVERKKICGLMDVKKLSIDASMHAAQNERLPLRVVVQVLFFEQVRASANARSINNNPRDASRSTTNTDEECEKTAAESCRTLKKQMSQMRIKEEEFRKNGKLAKKNSKNGRSGIQLLPSRSRRIFDKLWVVGKGHGDNKSSESSGSSQSPTSMAPGDTKSSGSSSRHRRHSIS, encoded by the exons GTATGTGTCATCTGATTTGGCTACAGATGTCATCATAAATGTCGGTGAAGTGAAGTTTTACCTTCATAAG TTCCCTCTCTTGTCCAAGAGCAATCGCCTGCAGAAATTAGTGATGAAGGCCAATGAGGAGAGTGATGATGAAATTCACATGGTTGATTTTCCTGGTGGGCCAAAAGCCTTTGAAATTTGTGCGAAGTTCTGCTATGGAATGACTGTTACTCTCAATGCATACAATGTCGTGGCTGCTCGTTGTGCAGCTGAGTACCTCGAGATGACTGAGGACATTGATCGAGGAAACCTGATATTTAAAATTGAGGTATTTCTCAACTCAAGTATCTTCCGTAGCTGGAAAGATTCCATTATTGTTCTCCAAACAACCAAATCTCTTCTACCATGGTCTGAGGACCTGAAAATTATTGGAAGATGCATAGATTCCATTGCCTCTAAAACTTCTGTGAACCCTGTGAACATCACCTGGTCCTACACATACAATCGGAAATTAGCAGAGCCAGATAAAATTGTTGAGGATGGAGTGAAGTTCCCTGAGAAATTCGAATCTGTTCCAAAAGATTGGTGGGTTGAAGATATATGTGAGTTGGAGATTGATCTTTACAAGCGTGTTATGATTGCTGTAAAATCaaagggaagaatggatggtaGCGTAATTGGGGAGGCACTAAAAACTTATGCAGTTAGATGGTTGCCGGATTCTGTTGATGCTTTGGTTTCTGATGCTCATGCCTGGAGGAACACATCTTTGGTAGAAACGATTGTTTGCTTACTGCCATCCGACAAAGGTGTGGGTTGTTCATGTAGTTTCCTGCTGAAACTATTGAAAGTTGCAATTTTAGTTGGAGCAGATGAGTCATCAAGGGAAGATTTGGTGAATAGGATAAGTATGAAGTTACATGAGGCTTCTGTTACAGATTTATTGATCCCATCTCGGTCTCCTCAAATTACTACATATGATGTTGAGTTGGTGCAATGCATTGTAAATCGATTTCTGATGCATGAAAAGTCTAATTGGGATATGGATGTTGTTGGGAAGAATGAGAAGGGGGCTGATAGTTTTGTCTTGGGGCATGGATCCTTGTTGAGTGTTGCCAAACTGATTGATGGTTATCTTGCGGAAATTGCACGTGATCGAAATCTTACCCTGTCTAGTTTCATTGACTTATCACATACAATTCCTCAGTCAGCAAGATTAGTTCATGATGGGTTGTACAAGGCCATAGACATTTACCTGAAG GAGCATCCTAATTTAACAAAAGTTGAAAGGAAGAAGATATGTGGACTAATGGATGTCAAGAAACTGAGTATCGATGCATCCATGCATGCTGCACAGAATGAGCGGCTGCCACTTCGGGTTGTTGTCCAGGTTCTCTTTTTTGAGCAGGTTAGAGCATCTGCTAATGCTCGATCCATTAACAACAATCCCCGTGATGCTTCACGTTCCACGACAAATACAGATGAAGAATGTGAGAAGACGGCAGCTGAAAGCTGCAGAACCCTCAAAAAGCAGATGAGTCAAATGAGGATAAAAGAGGAGGAATTCCGGAAAAACGGGAAATTGGCTAAGAAGAACAGCAAAAATGGAAGAAGTGGCATTCAGTTACTGCCATCACGATCGCGTAGAATATTTGATAAGCTGTGGGTTGTGGGTAAAGGGCATGGAGATAACAAGAGCTCTGAGTCATCTGGGAGTTCTCAAAGCCCGACTTCAATGGCTCCTGGAGACACCAAATCTTCTGGCTCATCATCAAGACACAGGAGGCATTCCATCTCCTAA
- the LOC142614621 gene encoding uncharacterized protein LOC142614621, which yields MNVSYGKRANIIVVLVIVANFSLPHVSESSQECKGWLVQSIPTDMPHLPRVPGVLSTGDVFQWLAGNSSKRLDIIAQYWELLAAPNDPRSGDYGYSKVNMQEFGAKEGYDVYKAIENAADRNVNVRLLSHSGVYPEYTTEPSNLASGRSNVKNVTLLLSEWYGSGIVHAKVWISDRRDVYIGSANQDWKSLTQVKELGIYLAGCPTIAKMVETYFDNLWKLAFHNSSAHTKTVWDEQWQINRTVPCWSYFTDPKERCRSPLPPYVEIPLVAGYPTLSYPYMFKMSIQTPGYSNSTLWPHFNYLSFAPPELLFGTYQADEQAWVDTIKSVEKGSIVRINTMDWLGQSEYMTPTVYWSSISSAISEVVFSKHATVKLLVAYWKYSISNADQYLKSLLDSNVLCSSSKYNECAGKVEIKYSMVPGFNLTGPAKFPNGTSTGNIYPDFTRVNHGKYVVSDVRAHVATSNLVWDYFYVTAGVSFGTYTPAIVSQLQQVFDADWNSPYAVPIKALQHCHANSR from the exons ATGAACGTCAGCTATGGTAAAAGAGCCAATATAATTGTTGTTCTCGTTATCGTGGCCAATTTTTCACTGCCACATGTTTCTGAATCATCACAAGAATGCAAAGGGTGGCTGGTCCAATCAATCCCCACAGACATGCCCCATCTCCCTCGTGTACCTGGCGTCTTATCCACCG GGGATGTGTTCCAGTGGTTAGCTGGGAACTCTTCTAAAAGACTAGACATAATTGCTCAGTACTGGGAGCTACTAGCGGCTCCTAATGATCCACGTTCTGGGGATTATGGATACTCCAAAGTTAACATGCAAGAATTTGGTGCTAAAGAAGGTTATGATGTATACAAGGCTATAGAGAATGCTGCTGATCGCAATGTAAATGTTAg ACTATTATCACACTCAGGAGTTTATCCTGAGTATACCACAGAACCATCCAACCTTGCTTCAGGAAGGTCAAATGTGAAGAATGTGACTTTGTTACTTAGTGAATGGTATGGGTCAGGCATAGTTCATGCAAAAGTTTGGATTTCAGATCGTCGAGATGTATATATTGGATCTGCTAATCAAGACTGGAAATCTCTCACACAG GTGAAGGAGCTTGGAATTTATCTTGCTGGTTGTCCAACAATAGCAAAGATGGTTGAGACCTACTTTGACAACCTATGGAAACTTGCATTTCATAATTCTTCAGCTCACACAAAAACAGTTTGGGATGAACAATGGCAAATTAATAGAACAGTTCCTTGCTGGTCATATTTCACTGATCCGAAAGAGAGGTGCAG GTCTCCTCTTCCTCCATATGTGGAGATTCCCCTTGTAGCCGGATATCCTACATTGTCATATCCCTATATGTTTAAGATGTCAATTCAAACTCCGGGATACAGTAATTCAACTCTGTGGCCTCATTTCAACTATCTTTCTTTTGCTCCTCCAGAG TTATTATTTGGAACGTATCAAGCTGACGAGCAAGCATGGGTTGATACAATTAAATCTGTAGAAAAAGGATCAATTGTTAGGATTAATACCATGGATTGGCTTGGTCAATCTGAGTATATGACCCCAACAGTTTATTGGTCATCCATTTCCTCTGCAATATCGGAG GTAGTCTTCTCTAAGCATGCAACAGTGAAGTTATTGGTAGCATACTGGAAATATTCTATCAGCAATGCAGATCAGTACTTGAAGTCTCTCCTTGACTCCAATGTTCTCTGCTCTTCTTCAAAGTACAATGAGTGTGCAGGCAAAGTTGAGATCAAGTACTCTATGGTTCCTGGTTTCAACTTGACAGGACCTGCCAAATTTCCGAATGGAACTAGCACAGGAAACATCTATCCTGATTTTACAAGGGTCAACCACGGAAAGTATGTTGTTAGTGATGTTCGAGCCCATGTTGCCACAAGCAATCTTGTGTGGGATTACTTTTATGTGACAGCCGGGGTTAGCTTCGGGACTTACACACCTGCCATTGTTTCGCAATTGCAGCAAGTCTTTGATGCTGACTGGAATTCACCATATGCTGTTCCAATTAAAGCTTTGCAACACTGTCATGCTAATTCAAGATAA
- the LOC142623466 gene encoding uncharacterized protein LOC142623466 → MEVSIGNRSRSRTMFMVLVFLSATLCLPHVSVSVSEHQCKAWLVQSIPTDMPHLARVSGVLSTGDVFRWLAQNSSHKLDIIAQYWQLNAQPEDPRSGDYGYSKADMSRFGAAQGSQVYKAIEDAADRNVSIRLVSHSGVYPDYTKEPSNLASGRPNVKSVTLLHSEWWGSGIVHAKVWISNRRDVYIGSANNDWKSLTQVKEVGIYLVGCPKIAKKVEAYFENLWNLAHLNPSAYTKTVWDQQWQLERKVPCWSRFVDSEERCWSPLDDHFVRIPHVAGYPTLSHPHMFKLPIQSPGQNYSTSKPESSYLSFAPPELSFGTYPADEQAWVETIQSVGSGATLRISTMDWLGQSQYMKPTVYWSSLSSAVSEVVFSKDATVKILVAYWAHFIDNTDQYLKSLLYSNVLCNSSKYNKCFGKVEIKYYRVPGFNLTGPATQKGTSTGNVYPGYTRVNHGKYAVSDVRAHIGTSNLIWDYFYTTAGVSFGTYNPAIVSQLQQIFDADWSSPYAIPVEELDVGHACPR, encoded by the exons atggaaGTGAGCATTGGCAACAGAAGTAGAAGCAGAACCATGTTTATGGTTTTAGTATTTTTGTCAGCAACTCTGTGTTTGCCACACGTGTCTGTATCAGTATCAGAACACCAATGCAAAGCGTGGTTGGTCCAGTCCATCCCCACCGACATGCCCCACCTCGCTCGAGTCTCTGGTGTCCTCTCCACCG GGGATGTGTTTCGCTGGTTAGCTCAGAACTCGAGCCATAAACTGGACATAATAGCTCAGTACTGGCAGCTGAATGCGCAACCCGAAGACCCTCGTTCTGGGGACTATGGATATTCGAAAGCTGATATGAGCAGATTCGGTGCTGCTCAAGGGTCTCAGGTTTACAAGGCCATTGAGGACGCAGCTGATCGCAATGTTTCCATTAG GCTAGTGTCACACTCAGGAGTTTATCCAGACTATACAAAAGAACCATCCAACCTTGCTTCAGGAAGGCCAAATGTGAAGAGTGTGACTTTATTGCATAGTGAATGGTGGGGTTCTGGCATAGTCCATGCAAAAGTATGGATATCAAATCGTCGAGATGTATATATTGGATCTGCAAACAATGACTGGAAGTCTCTCACACAG GTGAAGGAAGTTGGTATTTATCTTGTTGGTTGTCCAAAAATTGCGAAGAAGGTTGAAGCCTACTTTGAAAACCTGTGGAATCTTGCACATCTCAATCCTTCAGCTTACACCAAAACAGTGTGGGATCAACAATGGCAGTTAGAAAGAAAAGTTCCTTGCTGGTCACGCTTTGTTGATTCTGAAGAGAGGTGCTG GTCGCCTCTTGATGATCATTTTGTGAGGATTCCCCATGTAGCAGGGTATCCTACATTGTCCCACCCTCATATGTTTAAATTGCCAATTCAGAGTCCCGGGCAGAACTATTCAACTTCGAAGCCTGAATCTAGCTATCTCTCTTTTGCTCCTCCAGAG CTATCATTTGGCACATACCCAGCAGATGAACAGGCATGGGTGGAGACAATACAGTCTGTAGGAAGCGGAGCAACTCTTAGAATTAGTACAATGGACTGGCTTGGTCAGTCCCAATATATGAAGCCAACAGTTTATTGGTCATCCCTTTCCTCTGCTGTATCAGAG GTTGTCTTCTCCAAGGATGCAACAGTGAAGATATTAGTAGCCTACTGGGCACATTTTATCGACAATACTGATCAGTACCTGAAGTCTCTCCTTTACTCCAATGTTCTCTGCAATTCATCAAAGTACAACAAGTGTTTTGGAAAAGTTGAGATTAAGTACTACAGGGTTCCAGGTTTCAATTTGACAGGACCTGCTACTCAAAAGGGAACTAGTACAGGAAATGTTTACCCTGGGTATACTAGGGTAAACCATGGAAAGTATGCAGTTAGCGATGTGCGAGCCCACATTGGCACAAGCAATCTTATTTGGGATTACTTCTATACAACAGCTGGTGTCAGCTTTGGAACATACAACCCTGCCATTGTTTCACAACTTCAACAAATCTTTGATGCTGACTGGAGTTCGCCATATGCTATTCCGGTTGAAGAGTTGGATGTTGGTCATGCTTGTCCAAGATGA
- the LOC142622746 gene encoding small ribosomal subunit protein mS47 → MQSLKALVGLRSRNSCSFQRPRFLSHHYQRPFSAQPNYAPQNDDVEDQVLVQGRAKSRASILNRPSALNALTTSMVARLKRLYESWEENSNIGFVFMKGSGRAFCSGADVVTLYRLINDGNVEECKKFFETLYKFVYLQRTYLKPHVAILDGITMGGGAGISLPGMFRVVTEKTVFANPETQMGFHPDAGASYYLSRLPGYLGEYLALTGDKLNGVEMIACGLATHYSLNARLAWVEERVGKLITDEPSVIETALAQYGDLVYPDRGSVLHKIDTVDRCFCHDTVEEIIDALEKEAAESYDEWCKTALKKLREASPLSLKITLQSIREGRFQTLDQCLAREYRISLNGVSKRVSNDFCEGVRARLVDKDFAPKWDPPSLADVSKDMVDCCFSRLDEFEPELQLPTALREPHM, encoded by the exons ATGCAGAGTTTGAAAGCTTTGGTGGGTTTGAGAAGTAGAAATAGTTGTTCATTTCAAAGACCCAGATTTCTTTCTCACCATTACCAAAGACCCTTTTCTGCTCAACCAAACTACGCCCCCCAAAACGATGATGTCGAAGACCAG GTTTTGGTTCAAGGAAGAGCTAAGTCAAGAGCTTCCATTCTCAACAGACCTTCTGCTCTCAATGCTCTCACtacttctatg GTTGCTCGGCTTAAGAGATTGTATGAATCATGGGAAGAAAACTCGAATATCGGCTTTGTCTTTATGAAG ggtagTGGCAGGGCTTTCTGTTCTGGTGCAGATGTTGTTACCCTTTATCGGTTAATCAATGACG GGAATGTTGAGGAGTGTAAGAAGTTTTTTGAAACACTATATAAGTTTGTATATCTTCAACGAACATATTTGAAACCACAT GTGGCTATCTTGGATGGTATCACTATGGGAGGTGGGGCGGGAATTTCACTTCCAGGAATGTTTCGTGTAGTGACTGAAAAAACA GTTTTTGCCAACCCAGAGACTCAAATGGGCTTCCATCCTGATGCAGGGGCTTCCTATTATCTTTCTCGTCTACCTGGCTATTTGG GGGAATACTTAGCTCTTACAGGAGACAAGCTCAATGGTGTAGAAATGATTGCCTGTGGCCTTGCTACACATTATTCATTAAATGCA AGACTTGCTTGGGTTGAAGAACGCGTTGGTAAATTGATCACAGATGAACCTTCTGTTATAGAGACAGCCCTTGCGCAATATGGTGACCTTGTCTATCCAGACAGGGGGAGTGTTCTTCATAA GATTGACACAGTTGATAGATGCTTCTGCCATGATACAGTTGAGGAAATTATCGATGCTTTG GAAAAGGAGGCAGCGGAGTCTTATGATGAATGGTGTAAAACAGCCCTCAAGAAACTAAGAGAAGCCTCCCCATTAAGCTTAAAAATTACTTTGCAATCT ATACGTGAAGGTAGATTTCAAACTCTTGATCAATGTCTTGCTCGTGAATACCGGATTTCCCTTAATGGGGTTTCTAAACGGGTTTCAAATGACTTTTGTGAG GGTGTTCGGGCACGATTGGTGGATAAGGACTTTGCGCCAAAG TGGGACCCTCCTAGTTTAGCAGATGTATCAAAAGACATGGTTGACTGCTGCTTCTCCCGGCTTGATGAGTTTGAGCCTGAACTGCAGCTGCCCACGGCTCTGCGAGAACCTCACATGTGA